From Chthonomonas sp., the proteins below share one genomic window:
- the miaB gene encoding tRNA (N6-isopentenyl adenosine(37)-C2)-methylthiotransferase MiaB: protein MNEEDSEQIGLYLQQIGFHPAASLREAQVLLLNTCSVRKKPEDKAFSLLGEIALMKNQRQDLVVGVCGCMAQLRAKEIHQRAPHVDFVVGTAHIASIPGLVEEAIQRRKFAQRLDLPERKGAVVTDLPTRDVNRVGKLKAFVPIQYGCDKFCSFCIVPTTRGRERSRPTADIVSEVERLAALGTKEVTLLGQTVNSYGKNMEEGKVPFSDLLRQVAAVKGIERIRYTSPYPRDFRTDLIETIRDVPQVMEHCHMPLQSGDNEMLRSMKRLYTRESFGEILAEMNAKIPGLLITTDLIVGFPGETEAQFEATLSAVAEFNFYSSYMFIYSPRPGTPAADQEQLPYALKQRRLKILADAQFAQTQRMNEAFVGQEFEVLVEGRSEKTPELLRGYSRNFVMTHFAGDADRLRGELVTVRVTAGYKWGCMAELI from the coding sequence ATGAACGAAGAGGACAGCGAGCAAATTGGGCTGTACTTGCAGCAAATCGGGTTCCACCCGGCGGCTTCTCTACGCGAGGCGCAAGTGCTCTTGCTCAACACGTGCTCGGTGCGCAAAAAGCCCGAGGACAAGGCGTTTAGCCTGCTCGGCGAGATTGCCCTGATGAAAAATCAGCGGCAAGACCTGGTCGTCGGCGTCTGCGGATGCATGGCTCAGCTTCGCGCGAAAGAGATTCACCAGCGAGCGCCGCACGTGGACTTTGTTGTCGGCACGGCGCACATCGCCAGCATTCCTGGCCTGGTGGAAGAGGCGATTCAGCGCCGCAAGTTCGCCCAGCGACTCGACCTGCCCGAACGCAAAGGAGCGGTGGTCACCGACCTGCCGACTCGCGACGTCAACCGAGTCGGGAAGCTCAAGGCATTCGTGCCGATTCAGTACGGCTGCGACAAGTTCTGCTCGTTCTGCATCGTGCCCACCACCCGCGGGCGCGAGCGCAGCCGACCCACCGCCGATATCGTCAGCGAGGTCGAGCGGCTGGCCGCGCTCGGCACCAAGGAGGTGACGTTGCTCGGCCAAACCGTGAACTCTTACGGCAAGAACATGGAGGAGGGCAAGGTGCCATTCAGCGACTTGCTGCGCCAGGTCGCGGCGGTCAAGGGCATCGAGCGCATCCGCTACACCTCGCCTTATCCGCGCGACTTCCGCACCGATCTTATCGAGACCATCCGCGACGTGCCGCAGGTGATGGAGCACTGCCATATGCCGCTGCAATCCGGCGACAACGAGATGCTTCGGAGCATGAAGCGGCTCTACACGCGCGAGAGTTTCGGCGAGATTCTGGCCGAGATGAACGCGAAAATCCCTGGTTTGCTGATCACCACCGACCTCATCGTCGGGTTCCCTGGCGAGACCGAAGCGCAGTTCGAGGCGACCCTCTCGGCCGTGGCGGAGTTTAACTTCTACAGCTCGTACATGTTCATTTACTCGCCGCGTCCCGGAACTCCGGCGGCGGATCAGGAGCAGCTTCCCTACGCGCTCAAGCAGCGGCGGCTCAAGATTTTGGCCGACGCGCAGTTCGCCCAAACCCAGCGCATGAACGAGGCGTTTGTCGGGCAGGAGTTTGAGGTGTTGGTCGAAGGCCGCAGCGAAAAAACGCCCGAGTTGCTGCGCGGGTATTCGCGCAACTTCGTGATGACGCACTTCGCCGGGGACGCCGATCGGTTGCGCGGCGAGCTCGTCACGGTTCGCGTGACGGCGGGTTATAAGTGGGGCTGTATGGCCGAGCTCATTTGA